One genomic window of Gammaproteobacteria bacterium includes the following:
- a CDS encoding transporter, whose translation MRTTLLVLFLSAFPIVASAEGSEHSEKQPTDFSDLTLEELLEVDVISINVLGTHTHLEGDWMLGYQFMFMSMDGNRDGTKQLSDSDVLADFPVTPTDMTMKMHMPMLMYAPSDDLTIMAMLPYIQLEMDHVTRTGVRFTTRSEGIGDLNVGALYTFYRRNFDEHRLIFNGAVSFPTGSINKKDFLANPAQGKKRLPYPMQLGSGTFDLHPRITYLGEKENWAWGGEVDATIRLGENSNDYTLGNRYSISAWGSWKWTDWLAPFVRIDGEVWENIDGADPDLNPTVVPTADPDRRGGERVDLLFGISTYMPKGTLKGHRLAIQAGLPIYQSLDGPQLETDWQITVGWQWVF comes from the coding sequence ATGAGAACAACTCTCCTTGTTCTCTTCTTATCAGCGTTCCCAATAGTGGCCTCGGCTGAAGGCTCAGAACATAGTGAAAAGCAGCCAACGGACTTTTCAGACCTTACTCTGGAAGAGCTATTGGAGGTTGATGTCATTTCGATCAACGTTTTGGGAACGCATACGCATTTGGAAGGCGATTGGATGCTTGGTTACCAGTTCATGTTCATGAGCATGGACGGAAATCGGGACGGGACCAAACAGCTAAGCGACAGTGATGTGCTCGCCGATTTTCCGGTGACCCCTACCGATATGACCATGAAAATGCACATGCCCATGCTCATGTACGCGCCATCAGACGACCTGACCATAATGGCTATGCTTCCTTACATCCAGCTTGAGATGGATCACGTAACGCGAACGGGGGTCCGTTTCACGACTAGGTCGGAGGGAATTGGCGACCTCAATGTGGGCGCGCTTTATACTTTCTATAGGCGTAATTTCGACGAGCACCGTTTAATTTTCAACGGCGCAGTGAGTTTTCCTACCGGATCTATCAATAAAAAAGATTTCCTGGCTAATCCTGCTCAGGGCAAGAAGAGGTTGCCCTACCCTATGCAATTGGGCTCCGGGACGTTCGATCTGCATCCGAGAATCACATATTTGGGTGAAAAGGAAAACTGGGCTTGGGGCGGCGAAGTGGATGCGACGATTAGGCTTGGCGAAAACAGCAATGACTATACGTTGGGGAACCGATATAGCATAAGTGCCTGGGGATCCTGGAAGTGGACGGACTGGCTTGCCCCATTCGTTCGGATCGATGGTGAGGTTTGGGAGAATATAGACGGGGCCGATCCCGACCTAAATCCAACCGTGGTTCCGACTGCCGATCCAGATCGACGTGGCGGCGAACGCGTCGATCTTTTATTCGGCATTAGCACGTACATGCCAAAGGGCACACTCAAGGGACATCGGCTCGCTATCCAAGCCGGCCTACCAATTTATCAG